Proteins encoded by one window of Fusarium graminearum PH-1 chromosome 1, whole genome shotgun sequence:
- a CDS encoding enolase — protein sequence MAIKKVFARSVYDSRGNPTVEVDVVTETGLHRAIVPSGASTGQHEACELRDGDKSKWNGKGVTKAVENVNTVIAPALIEKNLDVKDQSAVDAFLNELDGTTNKTKLGANAILGVSLAVAKAGAAEKGVPLYAHVSDLAGTKKPYVLPVPFMNVLNGGSHAGGRLAFQEFMIVPTDAPTFSEALRQGAEVYQALKGLAKKRYGQSAGNVGDEGGVAPDIQTAEEALELITDAIEQAGYTGQMKIAMDVASSEFYKESEKKYDLDFKNPESDPTKWITYEELANMYSELCKKYPIVSIEDPFAEDDWEAWSYFSKTQDIQVVGDDLTVTNPLRIKKAIELKSCNALLLKVNQIGTLTESIQAAKDSYADGWGVMVSHRSGETEDVTIADIAVGLRAGEIKTGAPARSERLAKLNQILRIEEELGDQAIYPGKDFRKSVNL from the exons ATGGCTATCAAGAAGGTCTTCGCCCGCTCCGTCTACGACTCCCGTGGAAACCCCACCGTCGAGGTCGACGTCGTCACCGAGACTGGCCTCCACCGTGCCATCGTTCCCTCCGGCGCCTCTACCG GCCAGCACGAGGCTTGCGAGCTCCGAGATGGCGACAAGTCTAAGTGGAACGGCAAGGGTgtcaccaaggctgtcgagaaCGTCAACACCGTCATTGCCCCCGCTCTGATTGAGAAGAacctcgatgtcaaggaccaGTCCGCTGTTGATGCTTTCCTCAACGAGCTCGATGgtaccaccaacaagaccaagcttggTGCCAACGCCATCCTTGGTGTTTCTCTGGCCGTTGCCAAGGCCGGTGCCGCTGAGAAG GGCGTTCCTCTGTACGCTCACGTCTCCGACCTCGCCGGAACCAAGAAGCCCTATGTCCTCCCCGTTCCCTTCATGAACGTCCTCAACGGTGGTTCCCACGCTGGTGGCCGCCTCGCCTTCCAGGAGTTCATGATTGTCCCTAC TGACGCCCCTACTTTCTCTGAGGCTCTCCGCCAGGGTGCTGAGGTCTACCAGGCTCTTAAGGGTCTTGCCAAGAAGCGATACGGCCAGTCCGCCGGCAACGTCGGTGACGAGGGTGGTGTTGCCCCTGATATCCAGactgctgaggaggctctCGAGCTCATCACCGACGCCATTGAGCAGGCTGGCTACACCGGCCAGATGAAGATTGCCATGGACGTCGCCTCCAGTGAGTTCTACAAGGAGTCCGAGAAGAAGTACGATCTCGACTTCAAGAACCCCGAGTCCGACCCCACCAAGTGGATCACCTACGAGGAGCTCGCCAACATGTACTCTGAGCTCTGCAAGAAGTACCCCATCGTCTCCATCGAGGACCCCTTCGCTGAGGACGACTGGGAGGCTTGGAGCTACTTCTCCAAGACCCAGGACATCCAGGTTGTCGGTGATGATCTGACTGTCACCAACCCTCTCcgcatcaagaaggccatcgaGCTCAAGTCTTGCAAcgctctccttctcaaggtcaaccagATTGGTACCCTGACCGAGTCCAtccaggctgccaaggactCTTACGCCGACGGCTGGGGTGTCATGGTCTCTCACCGATCCGGTGAGACTGAGGACGTCACCATCGCCGACATTGCTGTCGGTCTCCGTGCTGGCGAGATCAAGACCGGTGCTCCTGCCCGATCTGAGCGTCTCGCCAAGCTCAACCAGATCCTCCGcattgaggaggagctcGGTGACCAGGCTATCTACCCTGGTAAGGACTTCCGCAAGTCTGTTAACCTGTAA